The Eriocheir sinensis breed Jianghai 21 chromosome 54, ASM2467909v1, whole genome shotgun sequence genome includes a region encoding these proteins:
- the LOC126983486 gene encoding small integral membrane protein 4-like, whose product MAQRLQSRRLQHFLNRWPGRRTFGMYRFLPAFFLLGAALEFSMINWHYGQTNFYRTFKRRQASEIALKQLQQEEAF is encoded by the exons ATGGCACAGAGGCTACAAAGTCGTCGCCTGCAGCACTTCCTCAACCGCTGGCCCGGCAGGAGGACCTTCGGCATGTATCGCTTCCTGCCGGCATTCTTCCTCCTCGGCGCCGCCCTTGAGTTCTCCATGATCAACTGGCACTACGGACAGACCAATTTTT ATCGCACCTTCAAGAGGAGACAAGCCTCGGAGATCGCACTGAAGCAGCTGCAGCAAGAGGAGGCattctga